From Erigeron canadensis isolate Cc75 chromosome 5, C_canadensis_v1, whole genome shotgun sequence:
TTTAATTCAGCTTCTCCAGCCACGGATAATAACACCAACGACTGCCGCTGATTGTCTTCGTGCTCTGGCGTGCAGAGTTTTGCTTGGTTTAGCAAGAGATGATACAATTGCACACATCTTAACAAAACTTCAGGTACGATTATTGGTTCCATCCACACAAGACTTAAATGGTATGTCTTACTTAATAATCTGGTTTATTTGACAGTTTTCGTCTTCTCTTAGGTTGGAAAGAAGTTATCAGAACTTATTAGGGATTCAGGCAGCCAGACAACAGGCGGTGAACAGGGAAGGTGGCAGACAGAACTATCTCAGGTGGCGATTGAGCTAATGGCGGTATGTGAATCATAAGTTTCTGAAAAACAACTTTTTACATTGTTTTGAACTGTTCATTacatttttaacattctaatgtctTGATAGTAATGCTGTTCTGGCTTATCAGTGGTTTCCtataatttaatatacttgCAGAAGATTCATGTATAACTTTCTGTATTGCAGATTGTAACAAACTCAGGGCGAGCAAGTACTTTAACTGCTACTGATGCTGCTACGCCTACTCTTCGGCGCATTGAGAGAGCTGCTATAGCTGCTGCTACCCCCATCACTTACCATTCTAAGTAATTGTTCCTTCTACTTTGTTTTTTCCTAATGgttttttgtgatttttcaGTTACCACTGCTGTTTCTAATAATGTGCCTTGTCTTAAAATACTTGTAGGGAACTATTACAGCTGATTCATGAGCACTTACAGGCATCTGGTTTAACAACAGCTGCGTCTGCCCTTTTGAAGGAGGCTCAGTTGACACCTCTGCAATCATTAGCTGCCCCATCATCTCTGGCACATCAAACATCTGGCCAGGAGAGCTCATCAGTGCAGATTCATTGGCCTGCTGGGCGCTCTCCTAGTGGATTTCTCACTACAGAAAAACCTAAACCACAAGAAGATTGTAATTCAAGACAGGAATCATCTTTGTCCTCAAAGAGACGGCCATTGGTCATATCATCTGCACTTGGAGGCCAGTCAAAAATGACTTCTTACTTCCAAGAGCATCCATCTCCATCAAGCAGCAGAGTTAACAACTTCCCAAAGAAGTCACCTATGGCTCCAATCACGTCAGAAGAAAACCAATTGGATTCAGATAGTGTTTTGAAAACTCCAATTATATTGCCTTTGAAACGTAAATTAACAGAGTTAAGAGATGTGGGGCCATCCCAATCAAGCAAACGACTCAACTCCAGCGACCAAGGATTCCGTTCTCCTGGGTGTCCAACACCAAACACCGGACGTAAAAGCAGTTTATTAGGAGATACTTCTATGCTCTCAGCATCAAGTTCTTTCAAGGATCAACATTATAGAACACCAGCAAGTGTAGGTATTTCTGATAATCCTGATGACAATCCGAACACACAGAACCTCGGCGTTCCACTCGACCCGCAATCTTCTACTTCTGAGCGGTTAACTTTGGATTCTATTGTAGTTCAGTATCTTAAACACCAACACCGTCAATGCCCTGCTCCCATAACCACATTACCACCTCTTTCGCTTTTGCATCCACATGTTTGTCCAGAATCAAAACGTGCCCTTGATGCACCATCAAACATCACTGGCCGAGTTAATACACGTGAATATAGACATGTGTATGGCGGTATCCATGGCAGTCGCAGGGATCGCCAGTTTGTTTATAGTAGATTTAGACCATGGCGAACGTGTAGAGATGACACTGGCGTTCTATTCACGTGTCTTACCTTTCTTGGTGATTCTTCCCAAATTGCTACTGGTACCCACTCTGGGGAGCTAAAAGTTTTTGATTCAAATAGCAATAATATGCTGGAGAGCAGCGCAGGGCATCAGTTCCCTTTGACCATGGTCAAATCTTTCTTTTCTGGAGATACTCAATTACTTCTCTCTTCGAGCTCACATGATGTGCGATTGTGGGATGCACCTTCAGTGGCAGCTGGACCCAAATATTCATTTGATGGTATCAAGGGTGCAACATTCAGTCATTGTGGTACCATGTTTGCCGCATTATCTTCTGAATTATCAAGTCGGGAGATTTTATTATATGATGTCCAGACATGTAAATCTGATTTGAAACTCACAGACCAATCTTTTAATGCCTCCAGCAAAGGACATGCTTATTCTCAGGTTCACTTTAGCCCTTCAGATATTATGCTTTTATGGAATGGTGTACTTTGGGATCGTAGAGTTCCTGGTCCTCTTCATCGTTTTGATCAGCTAAGTGATTATGGTGGCGGTGGTTTTCATCCTGCTGGTAATGAGGTATGTTTGAATTTGTAGTATGCATTTAACAGTTGGGCGTATGAACTTGGGTAAGAGGTGAAAACGGGTAGGGTCAAAATGAATAATGGATTAATTATGATCACAAAAAGGTTTAGTACAATATCAATCCAAGTTTTTACATAAAGCAAGTTAGAAGGTTGTGTGCATCAGATATGAACTCTGGCTTCCTTTGACCTAGTTCTTTGTCTACTTTCTTCATTTAGATGTGGATTGATTGACCTGTAGTGATATAGATAAACCAAATTCACCGATTTATAAGTAAATCAGCTCAAATTGTCACCTTCAGGTCTAGCTTTTTAAGACAGAAATGGAGATCAATTTGGTAATATGACAATCACCTAACAATTGATCATGGCGCAAGTTGTTTTTGGTCTCACTTATAGAACAATGTTACATGTTACTTGTTTATGTATTGCTTTTCTCCGAAGATGATGTATTATTATCAAACAGGTCATTATAAATACAGAAGTGTGGGATCTCCGGAACTTTAGGCTTCTTCGTAGTGTGGGGTCGTTGGATCAGACAGTGATAAATTTTAATGCTAGTGGCGATGTAATTTATGCAATCCTTAGAAGAAATTTAGAAGAAGTTACTTCGGCATTCCAGACTCGACGTGTTAAGCATCCTTTATTCTCTGCATTCCGGACATTAGATGCAGTCAACTACTCGGACATAGCCACCATTCCCGTGGATCGATGCGTATTGGATTTTGCCTCTGAGCCCACCAACTCTTTTGTTGGGCTGGTGACAATGGATGATCAAGATGAAATGTATTCCTCAGCCCGAGTCTATGAAATTGGCAGGCGAAGACCCACAGATGATGATTCTGATCCTGATGATGCTGAAAGTGAAGAAGACGACGATGAAGATGATGAGGACATAGACGAAGACGTCTTGTTGGGAAATGATGAGGATGGTGATGATATGAGTAATGATGATGATAGTTTGAGTGATCTTGAAGATGACGACGAAGGGGATGAGGACGGTGACTTTGTGATGGATGGTGTAGACTTTGGTGGAGGTGGGATATTTGAGATAGTGAGTGAAGCAGAAGATGGAGACGAGGATGATGGCGATGACGATGATGAACTGATTGAGTCTTTGAGTAGTGGTGACGATGAAGATTTCTTTGGAGGATTCTAAATTATATCTTCTGAAATGAGTGTACCATAGTTACAGTTATTTTTGTATTAGGTTTTAGGACAGAACGAAATGAAACACCTTTCCTATCTCCCATTTTTGACAGATGGTTTCAATAGAATGCAGATCTTAGTGCCTTTTGGTAGATgttcaaaatgatgatttttatcaaacaaaaacACTCAGGTCCCTTAATAGTCTTGTACTGACTTGGCCTCATTCACCTTTGGTTGGATCCTGTTAGCGTCGTTACCCTTGCAAATGCTTTGTTGTAATAAGGAGCGACAATTCGTGAAATTGCAATAGAGAGGTTACATTTCAACAGTTTTACACCACATTTGAGTTAATTTAAGACCAGTTTATAACATAAATTAATGGTCTTTGGTTGTATATGTTTGTACACATTTTTCCCTGGTGTGTTCCTAAAAACAGTTTCCATTCATTTAGATAAACCTTTTTACATCTCATCTTTACATGTCCATTACGTGATTATCATTCTTCATACACATTCTTGTAAATTTACTAAGGATAGAGACTTCAGTTTAACGAACTTGAATCAGGGCACAACATAAAGTGTAGGGTTGAGGCAGTATTATTGATGGTTTTGTCATATCATTATTCTTTGAaatttttaacaatatatatatttgtgcatCAGTTGATAATGATGGCATTGTTATAATAGTGTTAAAAACAATGGAATTGACTGCCAGGCTCAAAACCAACTGAATGAAAATGTTTCAGAACACAAGAATATAACCTCTCAGAACTTCTCTTGAGATAAGGTGTATGTTCTTCAAGGCTgcaaaaattaaaacacatgTAATTGAATATCTATCTCATAAAAGATTTACATGTTTTTGATTGcttataaatgaataaaatcgATAATCAATAAATTTGTGTTGGTAATGCAATATTCTGTTTTACCAATgtacatttgttttttataaaaacaaagtaattttagttgaaaattaatatattaaaccaGCAACTTCTCTGCTCTTCTATCGTCTTTGCAAAGTTTAAGTTGTTGAGGTTGGAGAGTGGTCCGTTGGTTTAGGTTCCACCAACTGAAATAGGCCTCAACAATTCCTTCTAGAAACGACAATCAAGGTAGAAGTGCTTCTTGGTTCCTGGTTTCTCTTCCGCGAGGGACACCACATTAAGTGCAAGTCTACTCCTCTTGCATATATATTTAGGTGGTGTTTGATAACCACTTAATCCATAAGGCATGACTTAATCTTAATTGCCTAAGTTGTAAATCATGTTTGTTTAGGACTTATCTAATAAGTCAccacttaattaaaaagtacagCTAAttgataatttacataattatcCTTGATAACTACCTCACTATCCACTCCCTAATATTCCCATCCCACCTCCCACGATCATTAAAATCATTTGGCGGTAAACTTGATAAATATGTATGGCGCCAAATTAAACCTTTTAGAATAGTTATATGAGTTTaattatctctatatatatccaGAGTTGTCATTATCTCCCCAACATTCTTCACCATCTAATCAAATTAACCAATGTAcgtttttctccttttttttttttaacaattggTATTTTTCTAATATGTGTTATTTTAATGTCTTCTTGATTCATTATGTGTTCTTCTCTTAATAAATTGATCGATCAAATTGTAATCAATTTTATTTGTTCTTTAGCTTTTTAGAGTTACATCATGTATGCAAcaaattattgatttaattaaaatggTTTTAATGCTTTCAACATGTAATAattcataaatatttatttgacatgCTTTATGTTAATACTGTAAACTGTTAAACTTATGAGTAATGTTTATAACATAGAATGCTTAATTGAGGGTCATGTGGGCTTTTATAGTGTTAGGTATGGATCAAACCGGTGAGACCGACAAATCAAAACGAATTAGAGTTAGTTGGAAAAACTTGAATGTGGTGAAAACGTTTGTCGAGGCTTGCATCCATGAGATATCTGTTAACGGGCGAGAAGGTGGAAGTTTGAAAACAATTTCATGGAAAACTGTGTCGGATGTCCTTAAAGACAGCCATAACTTGATTGTTGACCGTAAGCAAATGAAAAACCATTATGACTATCTCAAGGGGAAATATGGAGCATGGTTACTACTAAGAAACAAAACTGGAAATGTTTACGATTCATCTactaacatgttttaatctaaCCGACGAGGAATGGGAGATGGAAATGAAGGTcactttcttaattattttatatcatttcccttGGTTTTGATATCCATGTACGCGTGTAGTTATATGTTCTATTGACTGCAGAAAAATAAACACGTGGAATCTTTGAGAAACACAACATTACCATTTCCTGATCTTTGTGCAAAACTTTTTGATGAAGCAATGGCTACGGGGATAAAAAGTTGGGGTCCGAGCTCGAATGAACCAATGCCTAGGGATGAACCTCACGTGGTTGAGCCTATTGTCAATGAAGAAGAACAAGATTTGGATATTCTTGAATATACACCCCAACCGTTTTCTACAGCATCTCAATCCTCGACATCTCAATCCTCGACACCTCAATCCTCAGCCCAACCTAAgcttgataaaaagaagaagggTAAAGAAATGATGGCGATCGTTGAAGAAGAAATAATTGGCGTTTTGAAGATAATGGCTGGAAAACATCATTCAAAGGATCAGAAATTTGAGGTTCCTACATTTGATGATTGTCTTAAAAAGTTGAATGAGATTGGGTGGGAAGATACTGATCCGTTGTATGATGTTCCACTCGCAATTTTTTGCGAGCCAAATGATCATTATAGGCAAGCTTGGATGAAGATGAATGCCGATAAGTGTGCTAATTGGGTTAGACTGGTCGGTCGTAGTAAGGGATTTATGTGGTAAATGTACTGCCTAGTTTGATGGTAGTTTGCTTGTTTAGGAAGGTCGTATAGTTGGTTTCGTGATTCTCGTTTTAGAAGAGTCTATGCACTTGCTTTGTAATCGGTTAATTTGTCGTACGTAAGGACCATGTTGTAGGAATTAGGAATGTGTTTGACATGGTCTAGATGTGTTTTGTTTCTGTTAAAACTCATGGTATCTTTTTTGTTAATGTTTTCAATTAGATGTTTGTCATGGTTTCCAATGTGTTTAAAGTGTATCATTATTTGTTTCTCATGTTTAAAGTTAAATGTGGATTCTTGCTGCACTAAAACTCTCGTTTGTTATTTGTAAGGTTATGGATCTCGAAGAAGAAATGTTATTTTTGGTTTGTGAGACGAAGATATAATACAAGGATAGAAAGGATAAAGGATAACAATTCGGCATTAAGTGGGGATGCCTATACACTAGAGCTATTAACGGGGTCCAATACACAATGTCAAGAAATGTTACGTCTCTCTCGTGATGCATTTATCAGTTTATGTGATCATTTCAAGGAAAAAAGTTGGTTGCAAGATAGTCGCTATATAACTATCGAAGAAAAAATGGCAATTTTTTTAACTGTTATAGGACAAATGATCATATTAGAGCATTGAAACGGAGATTTCAACATTCTACGGAGACTATACATAGTTGTTTTCATGAGGTCTTACGAGGAATGATGGAATTCGCAAAAGATATCATACGACCAACACCTATTGATTCCACCTCAAATATGTCAAATCGACAAAGAAGATTAAGAGATATATTTCCAGTATATTAAATCTCTATAGTTTTCCTCAAAAGAATAAGATTTATAGTTaaccattattttatttttcctttaatAAAGGGGGCAATTAGCGCGCTAGATGGAACTCTTGTGCATGCCATTGTGCCTATTAACCAACAAACCGCTTATCGAGGACGAGGAGGAGGTCGGTGCTATCAAAATGTATTAGCCATATGCGATTTCAACATGATATTTACGTTTGTTTGGGCTGGATGGGAAGGAATTGCACATGATTCTAGAATATTAACGGAAGTTGTATTTAACCCGGCTTCTGGTTTCCCATTTCCTCCACCTAGTATGTCTTATCTTTATGAGCATCTACTATAGTATTTTTCTATACGTATCAAAATATTTATGCTTTATTTTAATGCTTTCATTCTTTGTAGATAAATATTATTTGTGTGATGATGCATATGCAAACA
This genomic window contains:
- the LOC122601704 gene encoding uncharacterized protein LOC122601704, with translation MDQTGETDKSKRIRVSWKNLNVVKTFVEACIHEISVNGREGGSLKTISWKTVSDVLKDSHNLIVDRKQMKNHYDYLKGKYGAWLLLRNKTGNKNKHVESLRNTTLPFPDLCAKLFDEAMATGIKSWGPSSNEPMPRDEPHVVEPIVNEEEQDLDILEYTPQPFSTASQSSTSQSSTPQSSAQPKLDKKKKGKEMMAIVEEEIIGVLKIMAGKHHSKDQKFEVPTFDDCLKKLNEIGWEDTDPLYDVPLAIFCEPNDHYRQAWMKMNADKCANWGAISALDGTLVHAIVPINQQTAYRGRGGGRCYQNVLAICDFNMIFTFVWAGWEGIAHDSRILTEVVFNPASGFPFPPPNKYYLCDDAYANTRGFLAPFRNTRYWLADFKRRRALTKEEKFNHAHAQLRNVIERSYGVLKNRFPILSKMAPYKFSTQRNMVIACFAIHNYIRKWKIHDQLFLEEDILANSEVQSEEQVQEQLEENAEEEVDGTQWGTQSTQYMTNFRNEIANRLV